Proteins co-encoded in one Candidatus Ozemobacteraceae bacterium genomic window:
- a CDS encoding class I SAM-dependent methyltransferase yields MVWDPVWEKIFASRAWGRYPGEELVRFVARNFYDAPDRTAIKFLELGCGPGPNLWFLAREGFTAFGIDGSPSALSQARARLDQEVPNWRGALLQGELLHLPFPDNSFDALIDNEAVSCNSFEDACHIYAEAHRVLKPGGKLFVRTFATGSWGDGTGTPAGHNAWLASEGPLAGEGLARFTDEQQLFDLLNGFFQDSVKLLHSTDKNVTHAVVEWFVQAGKALK; encoded by the coding sequence ATGGTCTGGGACCCCGTCTGGGAAAAAATCTTCGCCTCCCGCGCCTGGGGCCGCTACCCAGGCGAAGAACTCGTCCGCTTCGTCGCCCGGAACTTCTACGACGCCCCCGACCGCACCGCCATCAAATTTCTCGAACTCGGCTGCGGCCCCGGCCCGAATCTCTGGTTCCTCGCCCGCGAAGGCTTCACCGCCTTCGGGATCGACGGCTCGCCCTCAGCACTCAGCCAGGCCCGCGCCCGCCTGGATCAAGAGGTTCCCAACTGGCGCGGTGCCCTCCTCCAGGGCGAACTCCTCCATTTGCCCTTCCCCGACAACTCCTTCGACGCCCTCATCGACAACGAAGCCGTCTCCTGCAACTCCTTCGAAGACGCCTGCCACATCTACGCCGAAGCCCACCGCGTCCTGAAACCCGGAGGCAAACTCTTCGTCCGCACCTTCGCCACCGGCTCCTGGGGCGACGGCACCGGCACTCCCGCCGGCCACAACGCCTGGCTCGCCTCCGAAGGCCCCCTCGCCGGCGAAGGCCTCGCCCGTTTCACCGACGAACAGCAACTATTCGATCTTCTCAACGGATTTTTCCAGGACTCAGTAAAATTACTCCATTCGACTGATAAAAATGTAACTCACGCTGTCGTTGAGTGGTTCGTGCAGGCTGGCAAGGCTCTTAAATGA
- a CDS encoding glycosyltransferase yields MNTPEFSLIITTYNSSRTIDQALKSVENLEDAKNIEVIISDDASQDDTVGHITAWAHRCNDIFNNIIVIPNEVNLGIAGNHTLAFGCATAAFGTYIGGDDYFIRPDFFRNLRRHIDSNLKIAKTDLISIFEETGAAIPTFHEVARFFAYPLPMQKRLMCLVGNVIAGGPGTILHIPTLKQLGYFGKEIRVFEDFQVYLSFLFAGYRIRMLPVQGIAWRRHLGSLSYSQKERMHEAQGAIYNTYIRPHLPRLPYITRSLTKLRYAFPTGIWVKLFCPLWWGHLLHVFLREAREPTSTLKSSEPKILDIEA; encoded by the coding sequence ATGAACACTCCCGAATTCAGTCTGATTATTACCACATACAATTCGTCTCGGACCATCGATCAAGCGTTGAAAAGCGTCGAAAATCTTGAAGACGCGAAAAACATCGAAGTCATTATCTCAGATGACGCATCTCAGGATGACACTGTCGGACATATCACAGCCTGGGCTCATCGCTGCAATGATATATTTAACAATATTATTGTAATTCCAAACGAGGTAAACTTAGGGATAGCCGGCAATCATACGCTTGCATTTGGATGCGCCACTGCTGCATTTGGAACGTATATTGGCGGAGACGACTATTTTATACGCCCAGATTTCTTTCGCAACCTGCGTCGTCATATCGATTCAAATCTGAAAATTGCAAAAACAGATCTCATATCCATATTTGAAGAGACGGGAGCGGCAATTCCGACATTTCACGAGGTCGCTCGCTTTTTCGCCTATCCATTACCTATGCAAAAACGCCTCATGTGTCTCGTCGGCAATGTTATCGCAGGCGGTCCCGGCACCATTTTGCATATCCCGACCCTGAAACAACTAGGCTATTTCGGTAAAGAAATACGTGTGTTTGAAGATTTTCAGGTCTATCTATCTTTTCTTTTCGCCGGATACCGCATTCGCATGCTGCCTGTGCAGGGCATCGCCTGGCGCCGGCACCTCGGATCCCTTTCCTATTCCCAGAAAGAGCGGATGCACGAGGCTCAGGGAGCCATCTACAACACTTACATTCGCCCCCATCTCCCTCGCCTCCCCTATATCACAAGGTCTTTAACCAAGTTGCGCTACGCTTTTCCCACGGGCATATGGGTAAAACTTTTCTGCCCTCTCTGGTGGGGTCACTTACTACACGTTTTCTTGAGAGAGGCACGAGAGCCTACTTCAACCCTGAAATCATCAGAACCGAAGATTTTGGACATAGAAGCATGA
- a CDS encoding glycosyltransferase → MKNPVLTICIPTYNRASFLEKTLASIVSQRVFLESNDVEIVVSDNASTDNTPEVVKQYQTMFHGKIVSIRSDIPVGANCNFERSMRYGKGEFLKLHNDSFLFLPGGVEKCLQAVRDNGDASIIYIHGMKKLSIRERVIENVNDLVRRFSYHATWAGAYFFRRDVYEKVQGAFEQYEPDFPHLDILLRILEEKKKVVACSIECLQWQKMIRKQRNEAEIFGNKYINILEESLKKGLLDKRVFAREKCQVLFWHIIPFYFDFFNQFTSDHFGLKVYWDSMRKYHREIYFYISLYFLVIYSCLLKIIPLRKIAGKMKNTLACWRDMIFGCGEEAR, encoded by the coding sequence GTGAAAAATCCTGTGTTGACAATTTGTATTCCAACATATAATCGAGCTTCGTTTTTAGAAAAAACATTGGCATCAATTGTTTCTCAGAGGGTGTTTCTTGAAAGCAACGATGTTGAAATAGTTGTTTCTGATAACGCGTCGACGGACAATACTCCTGAAGTTGTGAAACAGTATCAGACAATGTTTCATGGAAAAATCGTTTCAATCAGATCGGATATCCCTGTGGGCGCAAATTGTAATTTTGAACGATCAATGAGATATGGAAAAGGCGAATTTTTAAAACTGCATAACGATAGTTTTCTATTTTTGCCGGGTGGAGTCGAAAAGTGTTTGCAAGCTGTCCGGGATAATGGGGATGCATCAATAATTTATATTCACGGAATGAAAAAACTAAGTATCCGTGAAAGGGTTATTGAAAATGTTAATGATCTTGTTCGAAGGTTTTCATATCATGCGACATGGGCTGGCGCTTATTTTTTCAGGCGGGATGTCTATGAAAAGGTACAGGGCGCGTTTGAACAATATGAGCCTGATTTCCCTCACCTTGATATCCTGCTGAGGATTTTAGAGGAAAAGAAAAAAGTGGTTGCATGCAGTATTGAATGTTTGCAATGGCAGAAAATGATCAGAAAACAGCGAAATGAGGCGGAGATATTTGGAAATAAATATATAAATATACTGGAAGAAAGCCTTAAAAAGGGGCTACTTGATAAACGGGTATTTGCAAGAGAAAAATGTCAGGTCTTATTTTGGCATATTATTCCATTTTATTTTGATTTTTTCAATCAATTCACAAGTGATCATTTTGGACTGAAAGTGTATTGGGACTCTATGAGAAAATATCATCGTGAAATATATTTCTATATTTCGTTGTATTTTCTCGTAATCTACAGCTGCCTTTTGAAGATTATTCCGCTTCGAAAGATTGCTGGAAAAATGAAAAATACACTGGCTTGTTGGAGGGACATGATTTTTGGGTGCGGCGAAGAAGCAAGATAA